From a single Aggregatilinea lenta genomic region:
- a CDS encoding META domain-containing protein: MKSIDLGLTIKLSTHWMAVLALGLLIASTLVPVRIAAAQDADELAGTQWQLVSFDEDLVANTTISLNFNEDGQAAGSAGCNMYNAAYSADGTALNFEQAISTLMACTDEGVMEQEQAYLSALETASSYELAEGQLTITYDEDQEMVFEPADTLAGTSWTLTSLDGDAPAGTITLTFDDERRVVGSGGCNNYSTTYELASNSVSFSPPVSTRMACADDAVNEQELAYFGALEAATGYEVSDDQLVIPYGDGAELVFTRRATLADTSWQLETLDGETLADGSEITLMFEEEDRVSGSGGCNVYGGSYSLDRDALTFSQVISTERACLDDAIMAQEQAYFAALASATSYTLTDEQLTIAYGDDQQMVFVRASDMPVSSSN; encoded by the coding sequence ATGAAGTCTATCGATTTAGGACTAACCATCAAGTTGAGCACACACTGGATGGCCGTGCTCGCGCTCGGCCTCCTGATCGCCAGCACCCTGGTCCCCGTTCGGATAGCGGCAGCGCAAGACGCAGATGAGCTGGCTGGCACACAGTGGCAGCTTGTATCGTTCGACGAGGATCTCGTTGCCAACACGACGATCTCGCTCAACTTCAATGAAGATGGACAGGCCGCCGGATCAGCCGGGTGCAACATGTACAACGCCGCCTACAGCGCGGATGGTACGGCGCTGAACTTCGAACAGGCCATTAGCACGCTGATGGCCTGCACCGACGAAGGTGTCATGGAGCAGGAACAGGCGTATCTCAGCGCGCTGGAAACGGCCAGCAGTTATGAACTGGCCGAGGGACAGCTCACGATCACGTATGACGAGGATCAAGAGATGGTGTTTGAGCCTGCCGACACACTGGCCGGTACAAGCTGGACGCTGACGTCGCTGGACGGCGACGCGCCCGCCGGGACCATCACGCTCACGTTCGATGACGAGCGCCGCGTCGTGGGATCGGGCGGGTGTAACAACTACAGCACCACCTATGAACTGGCGTCGAATTCGGTGAGCTTCAGCCCACCCGTCAGCACACGCATGGCCTGCGCGGACGACGCCGTCAACGAGCAGGAACTGGCGTATTTTGGCGCGCTGGAAGCTGCCACCGGCTATGAGGTGAGCGACGATCAACTGGTCATACCTTATGGCGACGGCGCGGAACTGGTATTTACCCGGCGCGCGACGCTCGCGGATACGTCCTGGCAGCTTGAAACGCTCGACGGAGAGACTCTCGCAGACGGCAGCGAGATCACGCTGATGTTTGAGGAAGAGGATCGCGTCAGCGGCTCCGGCGGCTGCAACGTCTACGGCGGGAGCTACAGCCTCGACCGCGATGCGCTGACCTTCAGCCAGGTGATCAGTACCGAGCGAGCTTGCCTGGACGACGCCATCATGGCGCAAGAACAAGCCTACTTTGCAGCGTTGGCCTCCGCGACAAGCTACACACTTACGGATGAGCAACTGACCATCGCCTACGGGGACGACCAGCAGATGGTGTTCGTGCGGGCCAGCGACATGCCGGTCAGCTCGAGCAATTAA
- a CDS encoding M28 family metallopeptidase, giving the protein MFRQRFIVTALMVVALLLPSAVQAQGLPDFVAVIDTEDVMSHVRALSVAIGARPMGGEAEAQAAQYVAAAFADWGYPIDAQTFETTPPDESGTMVDTANVIATKPGGEQILVVGAHMDSVTSATGAGDNASGVAAMLAAAEALKDVPLDYTVMFVAFAAEEGGSPSGADVFVEGLGDQIDDVVAMINLDSVGVGTTLNVYAGAVITWPEDEDGAPAIEGGETWVRDTALDLAAELDLPFGTSPDDTWGGYTGDWSDHYAFVLADVPIAYFEAWQWDGAEDPWWGQETADGDVMHTELDSYDSVVPEKVEMTAELLAAMIAIIATGQAGPAA; this is encoded by the coding sequence ATGTTCCGGCAACGCTTCATTGTTACCGCGCTGATGGTGGTTGCCCTGCTGCTGCCCTCAGCCGTTCAGGCCCAGGGATTGCCCGACTTCGTCGCGGTGATCGATACCGAGGACGTGATGTCGCACGTGCGCGCGCTGTCCGTGGCAATCGGCGCGCGTCCAATGGGCGGCGAGGCCGAGGCGCAGGCCGCCCAGTACGTCGCGGCGGCGTTCGCGGATTGGGGCTACCCGATCGACGCGCAGACGTTCGAGACCACGCCCCCGGACGAGTCCGGCACGATGGTGGATACGGCTAACGTGATTGCCACCAAGCCGGGCGGCGAGCAGATCCTGGTGGTCGGCGCGCACATGGACTCCGTGACCTCAGCGACGGGTGCGGGCGATAACGCGTCCGGCGTCGCGGCGATGCTGGCCGCGGCGGAAGCGCTCAAGGACGTGCCGCTCGACTATACGGTGATGTTCGTGGCGTTTGCCGCCGAAGAGGGCGGCAGCCCGTCCGGCGCGGACGTGTTCGTCGAGGGGTTGGGCGACCAGATCGACGACGTGGTCGCCATGATCAATCTCGACTCGGTCGGCGTCGGCACGACGCTGAACGTCTACGCGGGCGCGGTGATCACGTGGCCGGAGGACGAAGATGGCGCGCCGGCGATTGAGGGCGGCGAAACCTGGGTCCGCGACACGGCGCTCGATCTGGCCGCCGAGCTGGATCTGCCATTCGGTACGTCACCCGACGACACCTGGGGCGGCTACACGGGCGACTGGAGCGACCATTACGCGTTTGTGCTGGCGGACGTGCCCATCGCGTACTTCGAGGCGTGGCAGTGGGACGGCGCGGAGGATCCGTGGTGGGGGCAGGAAACCGCCGACGGCGACGTGATGCACACCGAGTTGGACAGCTACGACAGCGTTGTGCCGGAGAAGGTCGAGATGACCGCCGAGCTGCTGGCCGCGATGATTGCCATCATTGCGACGGGGCAGGCTGGTCCCGCCGCATAA
- a CDS encoding PAS domain-containing sensor histidine kinase, whose amino-acid sequence MTALFQKGPAKDWRRVVSVGIGLGALFWLSNALVHLLLDLAIEADHPVTTGRADLLAGLVSFLALGLYFEIASYRQRSIDDRLRQLSRAVEQSPSTVMITNLAGQIEYVNPKFTALTGYTLEEVAGRNPNILKSGETSSDEYARMWTAIKAGDEWRGEFHNRKKNGELYWEYASISPIKDAHGRITHYLAVKEDITARKEAEVAERAQRLVIETLRDMANAINELIDISDVLDFILTHLAHIVPYDAAYVIIFDDANAHVVRCYGYDKPGQDLIFALRKQTVSGTVLAQMFKDQTPLALTAAAYSNSYWGQAVVLSQAASHLLAPVRLRGRLIGLLALEAQAEAAFGERDAWRLQAVAEQTATAVQNAHVYDAMRDYAIEREQQLIERSAELDRERAKLRAIFDSMGEGVAYTENEYVQYVNHALVIMLGYSEDEIIEQQLTLFKLAAPTDADDSQDLRDRIGQAFNTQRPWRGELRLRRKDGTVLETSVTTTQVTGPYDKILGRVTIIRDISRDKAVLAQKNRFLTHAAHELRTPMSNLKTRLYLMRRQPEKTVQHLDVLDEVSNGMARLVEDLLDVVRLEHDAMQLRSEVVPLQAVLQDAIDSLRQVAEQSGIDIAATLPQAEIPVCVDRRRITQAITNLITMAIQNSLPGGTITIRLHTDDGRKRPVLTILDAGMDLLSGSEMGQVFEPFFWATQGRVDGVSLGLTIARDIIELHNGEIALETTEGQGTLFKVTLNGAQDCAEVDGMAGISYAVRQ is encoded by the coding sequence ATGACGGCGTTATTCCAGAAGGGGCCGGCAAAAGACTGGCGCCGGGTGGTGTCGGTGGGGATTGGCCTGGGAGCGCTGTTCTGGCTGTCAAATGCACTCGTGCATCTGCTGCTGGATCTTGCCATCGAGGCGGATCACCCCGTGACGACAGGCCGTGCCGATCTGCTGGCGGGGCTGGTCAGCTTCCTCGCGTTGGGCCTGTACTTCGAGATTGCGTCGTACCGCCAGCGTAGCATTGACGACCGCCTGCGCCAGCTTTCGCGCGCGGTCGAGCAAAGCCCCAGTACGGTGATGATCACCAATCTTGCCGGTCAGATCGAGTACGTGAATCCTAAATTCACCGCCCTGACCGGCTATACCCTCGAAGAAGTGGCGGGACGCAACCCCAATATTCTGAAGTCGGGCGAGACCTCCTCGGACGAGTACGCGCGCATGTGGACGGCGATCAAGGCCGGTGACGAGTGGCGCGGCGAGTTCCACAACAGAAAGAAGAACGGCGAGCTGTACTGGGAATACGCCTCGATCTCGCCCATCAAAGATGCGCACGGGCGCATCACGCACTACCTGGCCGTCAAAGAAGACATCACCGCGCGCAAAGAGGCCGAGGTTGCCGAGCGCGCGCAGCGCCTGGTGATCGAAACGCTGCGCGACATGGCGAATGCCATCAACGAGCTGATCGACATCTCCGACGTGCTGGACTTCATCCTGACCCACCTGGCGCACATCGTGCCCTACGACGCGGCCTACGTGATCATCTTCGACGACGCCAACGCCCACGTGGTGCGCTGCTACGGCTACGACAAGCCGGGGCAGGATCTCATTTTTGCGCTGCGCAAACAGACGGTGTCGGGCACGGTCCTGGCGCAGATGTTTAAGGATCAAACGCCGCTGGCGTTAACCGCCGCCGCGTATTCGAACAGTTACTGGGGGCAGGCGGTCGTTCTGTCCCAGGCCGCGTCGCACCTGCTCGCGCCGGTTCGCTTACGCGGGCGGCTGATCGGGCTGCTGGCGCTGGAGGCCCAGGCCGAGGCTGCCTTCGGCGAGCGGGACGCGTGGCGGCTGCAAGCCGTCGCCGAGCAGACGGCGACCGCCGTGCAGAACGCGCACGTCTACGACGCGATGCGCGACTACGCCATCGAGCGAGAGCAGCAGCTTATCGAGCGCTCGGCGGAGCTGGACCGCGAGCGGGCCAAGCTGCGCGCGATTTTCGACTCGATGGGCGAGGGCGTGGCCTACACCGAGAACGAGTACGTGCAGTACGTGAATCACGCCCTGGTCATCATGCTCGGCTACAGCGAGGACGAGATCATCGAGCAGCAGTTGACGTTGTTCAAGCTGGCGGCCCCGACGGATGCTGACGATTCGCAGGATCTGCGCGACCGGATCGGGCAGGCATTCAATACGCAGCGTCCGTGGCGCGGCGAGCTGCGGCTGCGGCGCAAGGACGGCACTGTCCTCGAAACCTCGGTGACGACGACGCAGGTCACCGGCCCTTACGACAAGATCCTGGGACGGGTGACCATCATCCGCGATATCAGCCGCGACAAGGCCGTGCTGGCCCAGAAAAACCGCTTCCTGACGCACGCCGCGCACGAGCTGCGCACGCCGATGTCGAACCTGAAGACGCGCCTCTACCTGATGCGCCGCCAGCCGGAAAAGACCGTCCAGCACCTGGACGTGCTGGACGAAGTCTCGAACGGCATGGCGCGTCTGGTCGAAGACCTGCTGGACGTGGTGCGATTGGAACACGACGCCATGCAGCTCCGCAGCGAGGTTGTCCCCTTGCAAGCGGTGCTGCAGGACGCGATTGACTCGCTGCGACAGGTGGCCGAGCAAAGCGGGATCGACATCGCCGCGACGCTGCCGCAGGCGGAAATCCCCGTCTGCGTGGACCGGCGGCGCATCACGCAGGCAATCACCAACCTGATCACGATGGCCATCCAAAACAGCCTGCCCGGCGGCACGATCACCATCCGCCTGCACACCGACGACGGGCGAAAGCGTCCGGTCCTGACCATCCTCGACGCGGGTATGGATCTGCTCAGCGGGTCGGAGATGGGCCAGGTCTTTGAGCCATTTTTCTGGGCGACGCAGGGCCGCGTGGATGGGGTCAGCCTGGGCCTGACCATCGCGCGCGACATCATCGAGCTGCACAACGGCGAGATCGCGCTGGAAACCACCGAAGGGCAGGGGACACTTTTCAAAGTGACGTTGAACGGCGCGCAGGACTGCGCCGAGGTGGACGGTATGGCGGGCATCAGTTACGCGGTGCGGCAATGA
- a CDS encoding NAD-dependent epimerase/dehydratase family protein, protein MQFLVTGGAGYLGSALVRRLTSLGHDVRVFDDLSAGDPARLPPDVTFARGDVNDLPRLWTLLQGIDCVYHLAARVSVPESVRYPREYNAVNVGGTVSVLEAMRDVGVKRLVFTSSGAVYGNQSDQPLHEDLPPNPLSPYAVSKLSSEHYIHTIGRLWNVETVSLRIFNAYGPGQQLPVAHPPVVPQFIRQTLGKGSVIIHGSGDQTRDFVYVDDVVDALVRAATAPDVDRRVINVGSGTETSIMALARAIGQVMDREPDVLTVNTQGVGVSRMCADLSLAKALLGYEPHVFLQEGLHRTVLEDVRFAVPSSP, encoded by the coding sequence ATGCAATTTCTGGTCACCGGGGGCGCAGGCTACCTGGGGAGTGCCTTAGTGCGGCGCTTGACCAGTTTGGGGCACGACGTTCGGGTGTTTGACGACCTCAGCGCCGGTGACCCGGCACGTCTGCCTCCAGACGTGACTTTTGCGCGCGGCGACGTCAACGACCTGCCGCGCCTGTGGACCCTGCTGCAGGGCATCGACTGCGTGTACCACCTGGCCGCACGCGTCAGTGTGCCCGAAAGCGTGCGCTACCCACGCGAGTACAACGCCGTGAACGTCGGCGGTACGGTCAGCGTGCTGGAAGCCATGCGCGATGTCGGCGTCAAGCGGCTGGTGTTCACCTCGTCCGGCGCAGTTTATGGGAACCAGTCGGACCAACCCCTTCACGAAGATCTGCCTCCCAACCCGCTGTCACCCTATGCCGTCAGCAAACTGTCTTCCGAGCACTACATCCACACGATTGGACGCTTGTGGAATGTCGAGACGGTTAGCCTGCGCATCTTCAACGCGTATGGGCCGGGCCAGCAACTGCCCGTGGCGCACCCGCCGGTCGTGCCGCAGTTCATCCGGCAGACGCTCGGCAAGGGGTCGGTGATCATTCACGGTAGCGGTGACCAGACGCGCGACTTTGTTTATGTAGACGACGTTGTGGACGCATTGGTCCGGGCGGCAACCGCACCGGACGTAGATCGCCGGGTGATCAACGTGGGTAGTGGTACGGAAACCAGCATCATGGCGTTGGCGCGGGCCATTGGACAGGTGATGGATCGCGAACCGGACGTACTGACCGTGAATACACAGGGCGTCGGCGTCTCGCGCATGTGCGCCGACCTGTCGCTGGCGAAGGCGCTGCTGGGCTACGAGCCGCACGTCTTTTTGCAGGAAGGACTGCACCGGACTGTACTTGAGGATGTGCGGTTTGCGGTTCCGAGCAGTCCGTAA
- the murJ gene encoding murein biosynthesis integral membrane protein MurJ codes for MTASHSQARALSGRQIARAAGVLMLAYVASGVLGLVRTAAISAAFGAGPRLDAFLAAQRVPETLFTLVAGGALGSAFIPVFTRFLAADDGEGAARLANAVITLLVAAATAMAVIAGVLAGPIMEYALMRGADPATQALAAELMRIMLITVVIFGISGLAMGVLNAHQHFLAPALAPSLYNVGLIVGALALAGPWGVHGLAWGAVIGSLLHFGVQIPVLVRLRFRYRPLFDPRMPAVREVLLLMGPRVLGLGIVQVNFWVNTALASGMVAGSVTALNFAFTLMFTVLGVLGQSVGTALFPTLSTLSAQEDWVAFRRTLADALRSVLFLSIPAGIGLAVVSRPVVALLFERGEWTSTDTAGTAWALALFSVGLAGHAVLEILVRAFFALHDTWTPVKIGTLAMAINVVLSLVLIRLFGYPGSTDFAHGPFGGLALSMSLATAVESGTLWVLLRRRTGGLDERRVLGGAARTLVASGLMAGAVALFLAALPDLPVLIQTLGGMALGGVVFFGAALALRVDEAQALPRLVLRRVER; via the coding sequence ATGACAGCTTCTCATTCCCAGGCCCGCGCGCTGTCGGGCCGCCAGATCGCCCGCGCGGCGGGGGTGCTGATGCTGGCGTATGTTGCCAGCGGCGTGCTCGGATTAGTGCGCACCGCCGCGATCTCGGCGGCGTTCGGAGCCGGGCCGCGTCTGGATGCGTTCCTGGCGGCGCAGCGCGTGCCTGAGACGCTCTTTACGCTCGTCGCGGGGGGAGCACTCGGATCGGCGTTTATACCCGTGTTCACGCGCTTCCTGGCGGCGGACGATGGTGAGGGTGCGGCGCGGCTGGCGAACGCGGTGATCACGCTGCTGGTGGCCGCCGCCACGGCGATGGCAGTCATCGCGGGTGTGCTGGCCGGGCCGATCATGGAATATGCCCTGATGCGCGGCGCGGACCCGGCGACGCAGGCGCTCGCCGCCGAGCTGATGCGGATCATGCTCATCACGGTGGTGATCTTCGGCATCAGTGGGCTGGCGATGGGCGTGCTCAACGCGCACCAGCACTTCCTCGCGCCCGCGCTTGCGCCGAGCCTGTATAACGTCGGGCTGATCGTCGGCGCGCTGGCCCTGGCGGGACCGTGGGGCGTGCATGGATTGGCGTGGGGCGCGGTGATCGGGTCGCTGCTGCACTTCGGCGTGCAGATCCCGGTGTTGGTGCGGCTGCGCTTCCGCTATCGCCCGCTGTTCGATCCGCGTATGCCTGCCGTGCGCGAAGTCCTGCTGCTGATGGGGCCGCGCGTGCTGGGGCTGGGCATCGTGCAGGTCAATTTCTGGGTGAACACGGCGCTGGCGTCCGGTATGGTAGCGGGCAGCGTCACGGCGCTCAACTTCGCCTTTACGCTGATGTTCACCGTGCTGGGTGTGCTGGGCCAGAGCGTCGGCACGGCGCTGTTCCCCACGCTCTCGACACTCAGCGCGCAGGAGGATTGGGTCGCTTTCCGGCGCACGCTGGCGGACGCGCTGCGTAGTGTGTTATTCCTCTCGATACCGGCGGGGATCGGGCTGGCAGTGGTCAGCCGCCCGGTGGTGGCGCTGCTGTTCGAGCGCGGCGAGTGGACCTCGACCGATACGGCGGGCACGGCCTGGGCGCTGGCGCTGTTCAGCGTCGGGCTGGCGGGCCACGCCGTGCTGGAGATCCTGGTGCGCGCGTTTTTCGCCCTGCACGACACCTGGACGCCCGTCAAGATCGGCACGCTGGCGATGGCGATCAACGTGGTGCTCAGCCTCGTGCTGATCCGCCTCTTTGGTTATCCCGGCAGCACGGATTTCGCGCACGGGCCGTTCGGCGGGCTGGCGCTGTCGATGTCGCTGGCGACAGCGGTCGAAAGCGGCACGTTGTGGGTGCTGCTGCGGCGGCGCACGGGTGGCCTGGACGAGCGGCGGGTACTCGGCGGGGCGGCGCGCACGCTGGTCGCGTCGGGCCTCATGGCGGGCGCGGTGGCGCTGTTCCTGGCCGCGCTGCCCGACCTGCCCGTGCTGATCCAGACGCTCGGCGGGATGGCGCTCGGCGGCGTGGTGTTCTTCGGCGCGGCGCTGGCGCTGCGCGTGGACGAGGCCCAGGCGCTGCCCCGGCTCGTGCTGCGGCGTGTGGAGCGGTAG
- a CDS encoding DUF402 domain-containing protein, with protein sequence MNDAVTVIKNDHAGREVWRYEGRILERGKTWLVLEAFFDRDDRDTDYHTFRRGDRFVERFYGDRWYSIFEMHDVDDDHLTGWYCNFSRPARIEDGTVVADDLALDLYIAPSGASTILDQDEFDALALDEATRAQVGRALGELLQQAAQRQPPFDAIP encoded by the coding sequence ATGAATGACGCGGTGACGGTGATCAAGAACGATCACGCGGGGCGCGAAGTCTGGCGCTACGAGGGGCGCATCCTAGAGCGCGGCAAGACGTGGCTAGTGCTCGAAGCATTCTTCGACCGGGATGACCGCGACACGGACTATCACACCTTCCGGCGCGGCGATCGCTTCGTGGAACGGTTTTACGGCGACCGCTGGTACAGCATCTTCGAGATGCACGACGTCGACGACGATCACCTGACCGGGTGGTACTGTAACTTCAGCCGTCCGGCCCGGATCGAGGACGGCACCGTCGTGGCCGACGATCTGGCGCTCGACCTCTACATTGCGCCGTCTGGCGCGTCGACGATCCTCGACCAGGACGAGTTCGACGCGCTGGCCCTGGACGAAGCGACGCGCGCCCAAGTGGGGCGCGCGCTCGGCGAGCTGCTTCAGCAGGCGGCGCAGCGCCAGCCGCCCTTCGACGCCATCCCCTGA
- a CDS encoding DUF2085 domain-containing protein encodes MTTAQEPAPAAPAPAAPPAYSPRVRWFILALALAIFGAWLLGTPGGLWGKADAVGYAICHRIPARSLHVHGRALPLCARCTGIYMGVMAGMIVYGLSGRLRSGRLPPARVLAVLLAFGLAIAADGLNSYLSLFAFYSPVYTPNNTLRLITGLFAGLTMITIVLPVFNLSAWRSPAPSAPLNSLKELVALCAIGAAAIAGVLLEIPALVLAFALLSVVGVVLMFVLIGCILFLAAARRDGAAVRWRELLVPGVAGVTFAFAVIGIINVVRYALTGTWDGFTFLQ; translated from the coding sequence ATGACGACCGCCCAGGAACCCGCTCCGGCTGCGCCCGCGCCTGCCGCGCCCCCGGCCTATTCGCCACGGGTCCGGTGGTTCATACTGGCGCTGGCGCTGGCGATCTTCGGGGCGTGGCTGCTGGGCACGCCGGGCGGCCTGTGGGGCAAAGCGGACGCGGTCGGCTACGCGATCTGCCACCGCATCCCGGCACGCAGCCTCCACGTGCATGGGCGAGCGCTGCCGCTATGCGCGCGCTGCACGGGCATCTACATGGGCGTGATGGCGGGCATGATCGTCTATGGCCTCAGTGGACGTCTGCGCAGCGGGCGGCTGCCGCCGGCGCGTGTGCTGGCTGTGCTGCTTGCCTTCGGGCTGGCGATCGCGGCGGACGGCCTCAACAGCTACCTGAGCCTGTTCGCGTTTTACAGCCCCGTCTACACGCCGAACAACACACTGCGGCTGATTACCGGCCTCTTTGCCGGGCTGACGATGATCACGATTGTGCTGCCCGTGTTCAACCTGTCGGCGTGGCGCAGCCCTGCGCCCTCCGCCCCACTGAACAGCCTGAAGGAGCTGGTTGCACTGTGCGCCATCGGCGCGGCGGCGATCGCGGGTGTGCTGCTGGAAATTCCCGCGCTGGTGTTGGCCTTCGCCCTGCTGAGCGTGGTGGGCGTGGTGCTCATGTTCGTGCTGATCGGCTGCATCCTGTTTCTGGCGGCGGCCCGGCGTGACGGCGCGGCAGTGCGCTGGCGCGAGCTGCTCGTGCCGGGGGTGGCGGGTGTCACGTTCGCATTCGCGGTGATCGGAATCATTAACGTTGTGCGGTATGCGCTGACCGGTACCTGGGATGGCTTCACTTTTCTCCAATAA
- a CDS encoding M28 family metallopeptidase, translated as MLRRRSLIITIIVLSLLVPTAASFATGPEDFSVAINAADLMVDVQSLAQNIGARPMGSEGERLAGEYIANRFSSMGYPVAVQEFVTTPPQRDGMPASGPVNSRNVIATKPGDAQILVIGAHMDSPAVGVGAGDNASGVAAMLGVAQALTDVQLQHTVVFVAFGAEEGGSPSGAEFYIQSLGEQINNVVAMLNIDAVGIGDELNVYAGAEVTWPTPVDPTPIIHPGPTWVRELALNVAGTMGQALRTSPAETWKGFTGDWSDHYAFVTANVPVAYFEAWQWNVGDAWWGQETATGDVMKTTNDVYEAIKPAQVESAAEIIAAIAASIANDPALPA; from the coding sequence ATGTTACGACGTCGCAGCCTAATCATCACCATCATCGTACTCAGCCTCCTGGTTCCTACCGCTGCCAGTTTCGCGACGGGCCCGGAAGATTTCAGTGTTGCGATCAACGCAGCCGACCTGATGGTGGATGTACAGAGCCTGGCGCAAAACATTGGTGCGCGTCCGATGGGCAGTGAGGGCGAGCGGCTGGCCGGTGAGTACATTGCGAACCGGTTTAGCAGCATGGGTTACCCGGTCGCAGTTCAGGAATTTGTGACCACCCCGCCGCAGCGCGATGGTATGCCCGCCTCCGGCCCTGTGAATTCCCGCAACGTGATTGCAACCAAGCCCGGTGACGCCCAGATCCTGGTGATTGGCGCGCACATGGACTCGCCCGCTGTGGGTGTGGGTGCTGGCGACAACGCTTCGGGCGTGGCGGCGATGCTGGGTGTGGCGCAGGCCCTGACGGATGTCCAGCTTCAGCACACCGTGGTCTTCGTGGCCTTCGGTGCGGAAGAGGGCGGCAGCCCCTCCGGCGCTGAGTTCTACATCCAGAGCCTGGGTGAGCAGATTAACAATGTCGTGGCGATGCTGAACATCGACGCGGTGGGCATCGGCGACGAGCTGAACGTCTACGCTGGTGCGGAAGTGACTTGGCCGACCCCGGTCGACCCGACCCCCATCATTCACCCCGGCCCGACCTGGGTGCGTGAGCTGGCGCTGAACGTGGCCGGTACGATGGGCCAGGCGCTGCGGACCTCTCCGGCAGAGACCTGGAAGGGCTTCACCGGTGACTGGAGCGACCACTACGCCTTCGTGACGGCGAACGTCCCGGTGGCCTACTTCGAAGCGTGGCAGTGGAACGTGGGCGACGCATGGTGGGGCCAGGAAACCGCGACGGGCGACGTGATGAAGACGACCAACGACGTCTACGAAGCCATCAAGCCTGCGCAGGTGGAGAGCGCCGCCGAGATTATCGCCGCGATCGCCGCCTCCATCGCCAACGACCCGGCGCTGCCCGCGTAG